From Solwaraspora sp. WMMD1047, the proteins below share one genomic window:
- a CDS encoding TlpA disulfide reductase family protein has translation MRRTAAGRAAAAIVTVATALALAGCTDGGWQEACETTPEGVIECAAADRPAAPEVAGELLDGTSYDLRQDRGQVVVVNFWGSWCAPCRAEAEDLENTYQATRESGVRFLGINIQDSRDKARAFEENRVSYPSLFDPGSRLALDFEVPVNSIPATVVLDRDGRIAVMIRSPIRQETLEPLVARVAGESPAPDGPG, from the coding sequence ATGCGCCGTACCGCGGCTGGGCGGGCCGCCGCCGCGATCGTCACGGTCGCGACGGCGCTGGCGCTGGCCGGCTGCACCGACGGCGGCTGGCAGGAGGCCTGCGAGACCACCCCCGAGGGCGTGATCGAGTGCGCCGCCGCCGACCGGCCCGCCGCGCCCGAGGTGGCCGGTGAGCTGCTCGACGGCACCAGCTACGACCTGCGGCAGGACCGGGGCCAGGTGGTGGTGGTCAACTTCTGGGGTTCCTGGTGTGCCCCGTGCCGGGCCGAGGCCGAGGACCTGGAGAACACCTACCAGGCGACCCGCGAATCGGGAGTGCGCTTCCTCGGCATCAACATCCAGGACAGCCGGGACAAGGCCCGCGCGTTCGAGGAGAACCGGGTCAGCTACCCCAGCCTCTTCGACCCGGGTAGCCGGCTGGCCCTCGACTTCGAGGTCCCGGTGAACAGCATCCCGGCCACCGTCGTGCTGGACCGGGACGGCCGGATCGCGGTAATGATCCGGTCGCCGATCCGCCAGGAGACCCTGGAGCCGCTCGTGGCCCGGGTCGCCGGGGAGTCACCGGCGCCGGACGGGCCGGGCTGA
- a CDS encoding cytochrome c biogenesis CcdA family protein: MGEAFAELARGGPLLLAFGAAALAGLVSFLSPCILPLVPGYLSYVTGLAGSQLDVARAAPPATGTETAAVGGGPPADDSADAAGTGTAGGVAVAGGTAGVAVGGGTAGVAVAGGSAPAGGGAVAVAERPDQPAVRGRVLAGTLLFVAGFTVVFTLTAIFFSTIGRVLFTHRRPLEIGAGLLVIVLGLAFLGLVPGMAREFRIRRLPAAGLLGAPVFGATFALSWMPCVGPTLGAVLMMATVSGKTDRAVLLAVAYCLGLGLPFVVFGLAFERLLGVFRAVRRNSRWVTRLGGALLILVGLALVSGAWQSFLAWLQPAIGATEVVI; this comes from the coding sequence ATGGGTGAGGCGTTCGCCGAGCTGGCCCGGGGCGGCCCGCTGCTGCTGGCGTTCGGCGCGGCGGCGCTGGCCGGGCTGGTCAGCTTCCTCTCCCCGTGCATCCTGCCGCTGGTGCCCGGCTACCTGTCGTACGTGACCGGCCTGGCCGGCAGCCAACTCGACGTGGCCCGCGCCGCACCGCCCGCGACCGGTACCGAAACGGCCGCGGTCGGCGGGGGTCCGCCGGCCGACGACAGTGCCGACGCTGCCGGCACCGGAACGGCCGGCGGCGTCGCTGTCGCCGGCGGGACGGCCGGCGTCGCTGTCGGTGGCGGAACGGCCGGCGTCGCCGTCGCGGGCGGGAGTGCGCCGGCCGGCGGCGGCGCCGTCGCGGTCGCCGAACGACCGGACCAGCCGGCGGTACGCGGCCGGGTGCTGGCCGGCACGCTGCTCTTCGTGGCCGGCTTCACCGTCGTCTTCACCCTCACCGCGATCTTCTTCTCCACCATCGGCCGGGTCCTGTTCACCCACCGCCGGCCGTTGGAGATCGGCGCCGGCCTGCTGGTCATCGTGCTCGGACTGGCGTTCCTCGGGCTGGTCCCGGGGATGGCCCGCGAGTTCCGGATCCGCCGGCTGCCCGCCGCCGGCCTGCTCGGGGCGCCGGTCTTCGGGGCGACCTTCGCGCTCTCCTGGATGCCCTGCGTCGGCCCGACCCTGGGCGCGGTGCTGATGATGGCCACGGTGAGCGGAAAGACCGACCGGGCGGTGCTGCTCGCGGTCGCCTACTGTCTCGGCCTCGGGCTGCCGTTCGTGGTCTTCGGGCTGGCCTTCGAGCGGCTGCTCGGCGTCTTCCGGGCGGTCCGCCGCAACAGTCGCTGGGTCACCCGGCTCGGCGGTGCGCTGCTCATCCTGGTCGGTCTGGCCCTGGTCAGCGGGGCCTGGCAGAGCTTCCTGGCCTGGCTGCAACCGGCCATCGGCGCCACCGAAGTGGTGATCTGA
- a CDS encoding cytochrome c biogenesis protein ResB, with protein sequence MTAVEDRVERPPVRPPRRPHPLLALLRNSWRQLTSMRTALILLFLLAVAAIPGSVLPQRDVNIEDVNDYFVAHPDLAPVLDRLGAFEVFASPWFSAIYVLLFTSLAGCIVPRLRDHLRALRSRPPAAPKRLDRLPQHATLPAPAGSADPAQLTGEIAALLRRRRWRVSVTDGVVAAEKGYLKETGNLLFHFSLIAVLVGVALGSWYGWHGNRLLVAGADKAFCNTLQQYSESGLGPRVDAADLPPFCLELTDFEATFLESGQPSSFNATVLVDEDGGAPRSEDFSVNSPLRLAGANVYLLGHGYAPEIRYTDRNGRAQTTAEPFLTADATLTGEGVAIFPDVNVDPVTGERNPDLQVAFEGLYLPTAPAEPPYVRSEYPAERSPGLLLIPYRGNLGLDAGIPGSVYRLDPRQVRTGQLNQVGDAKLLRPGETWTLDDGTTVEFLGTRRYITISVRYDPGTLILLVGSGTMLAGLMLSLVVRRRRVWFRVPPGETPAGTSTTAGSSLIEVGGLPRTDHAGFGTEFRDLVEAVRERTGAAPEASRGAGQPEGTD encoded by the coding sequence ATGACGGCCGTCGAGGACCGGGTCGAGCGGCCACCGGTGCGGCCGCCCCGGCGGCCCCATCCGCTGCTGGCCCTGCTGCGCAACTCCTGGCGGCAGCTCACCAGCATGCGTACCGCGTTGATTCTGCTCTTCCTGCTCGCGGTCGCGGCGATCCCGGGCTCGGTGCTGCCGCAGCGCGACGTCAACATCGAGGACGTCAACGACTACTTCGTCGCCCACCCGGACCTGGCCCCGGTGCTGGACCGGCTGGGCGCGTTCGAGGTCTTCGCCTCCCCGTGGTTCTCCGCGATCTACGTCCTGCTCTTCACCTCGCTGGCCGGCTGCATCGTGCCCCGGCTGCGCGACCACCTCCGGGCGCTGCGGTCCCGCCCGCCGGCGGCACCGAAGCGGCTGGACCGGCTGCCCCAGCACGCCACGCTGCCCGCGCCGGCCGGCTCCGCCGACCCGGCCCAGCTCACCGGCGAGATCGCGGCGCTGCTGCGCCGCCGCCGCTGGCGGGTGTCGGTCACCGACGGCGTGGTCGCCGCCGAGAAGGGCTACCTCAAGGAGACCGGCAACCTGCTCTTCCACTTCTCGCTCATCGCCGTGCTGGTCGGGGTGGCGCTCGGCTCCTGGTACGGCTGGCACGGCAACCGGCTGCTGGTGGCCGGCGCGGACAAGGCGTTCTGCAACACGCTGCAGCAGTACAGCGAGTCCGGCCTCGGCCCGCGGGTCGACGCCGCCGACCTGCCGCCGTTCTGCCTGGAACTGACCGACTTCGAGGCGACCTTCCTGGAGTCCGGGCAGCCGTCGTCGTTCAACGCCACCGTGCTGGTGGACGAAGACGGCGGTGCGCCGCGCAGCGAGGACTTCTCGGTGAACTCGCCGCTGCGGCTGGCCGGGGCGAACGTCTACCTGCTCGGGCACGGGTACGCCCCGGAGATCCGCTACACCGACCGCAACGGGCGGGCACAGACCACCGCGGAGCCGTTCCTGACCGCCGACGCCACCCTGACCGGCGAGGGAGTGGCGATCTTCCCGGACGTCAACGTCGACCCGGTGACCGGCGAACGCAACCCGGACCTGCAGGTGGCGTTCGAAGGGCTCTACCTGCCCACCGCGCCGGCCGAGCCGCCGTACGTGCGGTCCGAATATCCGGCCGAGCGGTCACCCGGCCTGCTGCTGATCCCGTACCGGGGCAACCTGGGCCTGGACGCGGGCATACCGGGCTCGGTGTACCGCCTCGACCCGCGGCAGGTGCGGACCGGCCAACTCAACCAGGTCGGCGACGCCAAGCTGCTGCGCCCCGGCGAGACCTGGACGCTCGACGACGGCACCACCGTCGAGTTTCTCGGCACCCGGCGGTACATCACCATCTCCGTCCGGTACGACCCGGGCACGCTGATCCTGCTGGTCGGCTCCGGCACCATGCTCGCCGGCCTGATGCTCTCCCTGGTCGTCCGGCGCCGCCGGGTCTGGTTCCGGGTGCCGCCGGGGGAGACCCCAGCCGGGACATCCACGACGGCCGGTAGTAGCTTGATCGAGGTGGGTGGGCTGCCGCGTACCGACCATGCGGGCTTCGGCACGGAGTTCCGCGATCTTGTCGAGGCGGTGCGGGAGCGCACCGGTGCGGCGCCGGAGGCGTCCCGGGGCGCCGGGCAGCCGGAAGGGACCGACTGA
- a CDS encoding histidine phosphatase family protein, translating into MSNTVVHVLRHGEVHNPEKILYGRLPGFRLSELGVQMAKAAAESLADRDIAYVVASPLERAQQTAEPFAAQFGLQVGVDERLIESANWFEGKRVSPGDGSFRDPRNWWVLRDPVTPSWGEAYTVIAGRMFAALHAARVAAEGREAVCVSHQLPIWTLRRHVERKRLWHDPRRRECGLASLTSFHFDGAKVVGIGYSEPAAHLVALSPGARTAKGA; encoded by the coding sequence ATGAGCAACACGGTGGTGCACGTGCTGCGGCACGGCGAGGTCCACAACCCCGAGAAGATCCTGTACGGCCGGCTGCCCGGCTTCCGCCTCTCCGAACTCGGCGTCCAGATGGCCAAGGCGGCGGCCGAGTCGCTCGCCGACCGCGACATCGCCTACGTGGTGGCCAGCCCGCTGGAACGGGCGCAGCAGACGGCCGAGCCGTTCGCCGCCCAGTTCGGGCTCCAGGTCGGGGTGGACGAGCGCCTGATCGAGAGCGCCAACTGGTTCGAGGGCAAGCGGGTGTCGCCGGGCGACGGGTCGTTCCGCGATCCGCGCAACTGGTGGGTGCTGCGCGACCCGGTCACCCCGTCGTGGGGTGAGGCGTACACGGTCATCGCCGGCCGGATGTTCGCCGCGTTGCACGCCGCGCGGGTGGCCGCCGAGGGGCGGGAGGCGGTCTGCGTCTCGCACCAGCTCCCGATCTGGACGCTGCGCCGGCACGTCGAACGCAAGCGGCTCTGGCACGACCCACGACGCCGCGAATGCGGACTGGCGAGCCTGACCTCGTTCCACTTCGACGGGGCGAAGGTGGTCGGCATCGGATACAGCGAGCCGGCCGCCCATCTGGTGGCCCTGTCGCCGGGCGCCCGGACGGCCAAGGGGGCCTGA